The genomic DNA TCGCCGGCTACAAGGAGGTGCTCGCCGAGGCGGGCATCGCGGTGGACGACCGCCTCGTCGTCTCCGGCGACTACAGCCGCCTCAGCGGCGAGAAGGGCGCCGAGCGACTGCTCGCCCAAGTCCCGGACCTGGACGCCGTGTTCGTCGCCTCCGACCTGATGGCACGGGGCGTGCTCACCACGCTGGAGCGGGCCGGGCGACGGGTGCCGGAGGACGTGGCGGTCGGCGGCTTCGACGACTCCCCCGCCGCGCTCGCGTCCAGCCCCGAACTCACCACGATGCGGCAGCCGTTCGACCGGATCAGCGCGGAAATGGTGCGGGTGCTGCTGGCGCAGATCGGGGGCGAGGACACGGCGGCGGTGATACTGCCGACGGAGTTGGTGAAGCGCGAGTCGACGTAGGAAGGGGCGCGCCCCCGTGGGGAGCGCGCCCCTTGCCGACCGCCGTCAGGCGGACGGGTTGACGATCACCTCGGCCGTGTTGTTCGCGGTGTTCGTGTCGAAGGCGAGAGGCGTGCCGTTGTAGGCCCGGGTCGTGACGTGGCCCGTCGCGTCCGGGACGACCGTGTCGATGCGCAGTTGGAACGGGAAGCTGACGTCCAGGTCCGGCTTGGCCCAGGTCGGCAGGGTGCAGGCGTAGTGGGCGATGGTCGGGTCGTCGCCGGCGGTGTGGGCGCCTTGGCAGGTCTTGGGCATGGACGTGGCGACGGTGCCCTGCGGGGCGTAGAAGTCGATCGTGGTGATCGGATCGCCGGCGCTGATGTCACCGGCCCAGGCCGGTCCGTGGTTGACGAAGCGGAAGCCGGAGGTGACGGTGTCGCCGGCCGCGCCGCTCGCCTCGGTGCCGTAGACGGCGAAGTCGGCGGTGTTGTCCGCGGTGATGTGCCAGGAGCGGCTGTTGTCCGAGCTGTCGAGGTCGGTGACGTCGCCGAGCGGCTCGACGTCGTAGTCGAACCGGTCGTACAGCGCGTGGTCGGTGACGGCGAGCAGCAGCGGCTCGGGCAGCTCCACGGTGGCTCCGGGCGCGATCTCGGTGTCGAAGGAGCAGGTCACGGTGGTGAAGCCGGTGCCGTTGACGTCCGGTCCCGTGTAGGTGCACTGCGGGTAGCGGGTGGTGACGTCGAGGCCGTATGTCGCCCACATGCTCACGCTGAAGCCGTGCGCGGTCTCGTTGCCGGTGTTGGTGACCGAGTACGGCACGGTGAGGCTGGTGTCGGGTGCGACGCCGGTGGCGTCCTGCGGGGCAGGGATTCCGAGGTCCACGCCGGAGCCGAGGGTGACGGTGGTGTCGTCGCTCCGCGTGGCGACGAGCGTGCCGTCGGGGCCGCCGGTGGCCTCGGCGGAGTACGTGACCGTGCCCTGCGCTCCGACGGCGGCGCCGGCGACGGCCCGCACCTGCAACCGCACCTGCGGGCTGTAGCGGACCGGCACGTCCCCGGTGTCGCACACGGCGACGGCGCCGGTGGCGTCCGGCGTGCAGTTGTCGGGCCAGGCCACCTCGGCGACCCCCGCGAGCCCGGAGGCGTCGACGGTCAGCCGTCCGTCGGTCACGGCGAAGGTGTCGTTGCTGTGCGTCAGGCCCAGCACCAGCGGCCGGTACTGCGCCGTGCCGCCGTCCGGGGCGACGGTCGCCGCCACGTCGTACGGCGACTGGATCGCCAGCGCATCGGTCTGCGGTACGTCGGCGGCGACCGCCGCCCCGCTCCCGAGACCCGCGAGGAGCAACGCCCCCACGGCTCCGGCACAGGCCCCGCGACGCAGCACGCGTCCGACGGAGACAGAACTCATGAAATCCCCCACTTGGGACAGCGGAAACCCCGGCAACTGATCGGTGCCGGGCGCGAGTTGGACGGGGTGGCGGGACGGAAGGTTGTAGGAGGGGCGCGTGCGGCGGGAGGTTCTTACCGTCTTCTTGCACAGCGCCGGACCGGGCGGCCCGTCGGGCCGGACACGGCAGCCGGTCAGGATTGAAGAAGCCCCCGCCCCCTCCCTCGCCCTAGCCTGAATTCACCGGCGAAATCCGTCGGACCACGCTTCACGGAGGAGCTCGTCATGACCGACGGACTGAACACGATCATCTACCCCGTCAAGGACCTCGACGCCTCGAAGGCCCTGTTCGGCGCCCTGCTGGGGGTCGAGCCGTACGCGGACGAGCCGTACTACGTCGGCTACAAGGCCGCCGGGCAGGACGTCGGTCTCGACCCGAACGGGCACGCCAAGGGCATGACCGGACCGGTGCCGTACTGGACCGTGGACGACATCCGGACACGGCTCGCGGCGATGGTGGAGGCGGGGGCCGAGCTGGTCCAGGACGTCCAGGACGTCGGCGGCGGCAAGCTCATCGCGTTCGTGAAGGACGCGGACGGGAACTTCGTCGGGCTCACCCAGAATCCGGCCGCCTGACACCGGGCCCGGCCCGTTCCACTCCACCCGGGCTACTTGCACGTGCACTAGTTGCGCACTCAATAAATGGCCGGATCGGTGTTACCGTGCGGGTATGGCAGTGAAGTCGGCCGATGCCCGGCAGCTAGAGGAACAGTGGCGGGACATCCTGTCCGTGCACGCGCGCACGATGTGCGAGATCGACCGTGTGCTGCACCCGCACGGCCTGGGCGCGAGCGACTTCGAGGTGCTCGACATGCTCGCGGCCGAGGCGCCCGGGGAGGGCGACCAGTGCCGGGTGCAGAACCTGGTCGGGCGGGTCCATCTCAGCCAGAGCGCGCTCTCCCGTCTCATCGGGCGGCTCGAGAAGGACGGCCTCGTCGAACGCTCCATGTGCGTCGAGGACCGACGCGGGGTGTGGGTCGCGCTCACCCGCAAGGGCCGCGACCTGCACGCGGAGGTGCTCCCGCTCCAACGGGGCGTACTGGCACGGATGTTGGACGACGCACCGGCCTAGCCACCCACCACGAACTCGGCCCCGTCCAGGAGCACGTCGACCCCGGCCCCGTTCACCCGCGCCCGCGCCGCCGAGCCGGGGTCGAGCAGCGGGTTCGTGTGGTGGAGGTGCGTGTAGATCCGGCGGACGCCGGGGTGGCGGGCGAGTGCGGTGAGGCTGCCGCGGGCACCCGCGACCGGGAGGTGTCCCCTGGTCGACCGGTCGGTGCTCGTCTCGTCCGCCGTGAAAACGGTGCCGCCCAGCACGGCACAGTCGGCCTCCGCCAGCAGGTCGTCGAAGGTGTCCGTCCAGGCGGTGACACAGGGCGCGTAGACAAGGACCCCGCCACTCGCCAGGTCCTCGACGCGGTACGCCGTCACCCAGCGGTCGTCCGACGGGCGGGGCGGCAGATACACCGGAGCCTCCGCGGCCATCGGGTGGGCCGTGACGACAAGGCCCCCGGCCAGGACGAACCCGCCCTCGGCGAGGCTGTCGGACCACTCCCAGGGAGCGTGCCGGTCGAGGACGGCCCGGACCGGGGTGAGCGCGGCGAGGACGGGCCGCGGGGCGTACACCTTGAGGCCCGCCGCCCCGCGGAGCGCGGCCAGGCCCGTCACATGGTCGGCCTCGGCGTCGGTGAGGAGCACGCCGCGCACGGGGGTCTCGCGCGGGCCGGGGCCCGGCCAGAGCGCGGGGCCGGCGGTGAGCTGGGTGCGGATGTCGGGCGAGGCGTTGAGCAGCCACCAGTCGCGCGCGTTGCCGGTGACGGCCACGCACTCCTGCGTGCGCGAGGGCAGTTTCCCGTCACGGGCGGCGGCGCACAGCGCGCAGGCGCAGTTCCACTGCGGGAAACCGCCACCGGCGGCGGTACCGAGCAGGACGACCCTCACGACGATCGCGCCCCCTTGCACACTCACCGGACTCGCGGACTGACCGGACTCACCGAATCTCCCCGAGGGATCTTTCCTCCGAAACAGGCCGGACTACCCCACCGCAGGGGGCAGTTCCGGCCGATCTCCGGCAGGACGGCTGACGGCCACCGCCGCGCTTGCCTCAGCGCAGCAGATCCCGTACGGCCGCGAAGGCCGC from Streptomyces sp. NBC_01478 includes the following:
- the pqqB gene encoding pyrroloquinoline quinone biosynthesis protein PqqB, producing MRVVLLGTAAGGGFPQWNCACALCAAARDGKLPSRTQECVAVTGNARDWWLLNASPDIRTQLTAGPALWPGPGPRETPVRGVLLTDAEADHVTGLAALRGAAGLKVYAPRPVLAALTPVRAVLDRHAPWEWSDSLAEGGFVLAGGLVVTAHPMAAEAPVYLPPRPSDDRWVTAYRVEDLASGGVLVYAPCVTAWTDTFDDLLAEADCAVLGGTVFTADETSTDRSTRGHLPVAGARGSLTALARHPGVRRIYTHLHHTNPLLDPGSAARARVNGAGVDVLLDGAEFVVGG
- a CDS encoding MarR family winged helix-turn-helix transcriptional regulator, coding for MAVKSADARQLEEQWRDILSVHARTMCEIDRVLHPHGLGASDFEVLDMLAAEAPGEGDQCRVQNLVGRVHLSQSALSRLIGRLEKDGLVERSMCVEDRRGVWVALTRKGRDLHAEVLPLQRGVLARMLDDAPA
- a CDS encoding VOC family protein, which encodes MTDGLNTIIYPVKDLDASKALFGALLGVEPYADEPYYVGYKAAGQDVGLDPNGHAKGMTGPVPYWTVDDIRTRLAAMVEAGAELVQDVQDVGGGKLIAFVKDADGNFVGLTQNPAA